GAGTAATGCTTAGGAATCTGCCTATTAGTGGGGGACAACATTTCGAAAGGAATGCTAATACCGCATACGTCCTACGGGAGAAAGCAGGGGATCTTCGGACCTTGCGCTAATAGATGAGCCTAAGTCGGATTAGCTAGTTGGTGGGGTAAAGGCCTACCAAGGCGACGATCTGTAGCGGGTCTGAGAGGATGATCCGCCACACTGGGACTGAGACACGGCCCAGACTCCTACGGGAGGCAGCAGTGGGGAATATTGGACAATGGGCGCAAGCCTGATCCAGCCATGCCGCGTGTGTGAAGAAGGCCTTATGGTTGTAAAGCACTTTAAGCGAGGAGGAGGCTACTTTAGTTAATACCTAGAGATAGTGGACGTTACTCGCAGAATAAGCACCGGCTAACTCTGTGCCAGCAGCCGCGGTAATACAGAGGGTGCAAGCGTTAATCGGATTTACTGGGCGTAAAGCGCGCGTAGGCGGCTAATTAAGTCAAATGTGAAATCCCCGAGCTTAACTTGGGAATTGCATTCGATACTGGTTAGCTAGAGTGTGGGAGAGGATGGTAGAATTCCAGGTGTAGCGGTGAAATGCGTAGAGATCTGGAGGAATACCGATGGCGAAGGCAGCCATCTGGCCTAACACTGACGCTGAGGTGCGAAAGCATGGGGAGCAAACAGGATTAGATACCCTGGTAGTCCATGCCGTAAACGATGTCTACTAGCCGTTGGGGCCTTTGAGGCTTTAGTGGCGCAGCTAACGCGATAAGTAGACCGCCTGGGGAGTACGGTCGCAAGACTAAAACTCAAATGAATTGACGGGGGCCCGCACAAGCGGTGGAGCATGTGGTTTAATTCGATGCAACGCGAAGAACCTTACCTGGCCTTGACATAGTAAGAACTTTCCAGAGATGGATTGGTGCCTTCGGGAACTTACATACAGGTGCTGCATGGCTGTCGTCAGCTCGTGTCGTGAGATGTTGGGTTAAGTCCCGCAACGAGCGCAACCCTTTTCCTTATTTGCCAGCGAGTAATGTCGGGAACTTTAAGGATACTGCCAGTGACAAACTGGAGGAAGGCGGGGACGACGTCAAGTCATCATGGCCCTTACGGCCAGGGCTACACACGTGCTACAATGGTCGGTACAAAGGGTTGCTACCTAGCGATAGGATGCTAATCTCAAAAAGCCGATCGTAGTCCGGATTGGAGTCTGCAACTCGACTCCATGAAGTCGGAATCGCTAGTAATCGCGGATCAGAATGCCGCGGTGAATACGTTCCCGGGCCTTGTACACACCGCCCGTCACACCATGGGAGTTTGTTGCACCAGAAGTAGGTAGTCTAACCGCAAGGAGGACGCTTACCACGGTGTGGCCGATGACTGGGGTGAAGTCGTAACAAGGTAGCCGTAGGGGAACCTGCGGCTGGATCACCTCCTTAACGAAAGATTGACGATTGGTAAGAATCCACAACAAGTTGTTCTTCATAGATGTATCTGAGGGTCTGTAGCTCAGTTGGTTAGAGCACACGCTTGATAAGCGTGGGGTCACAAGTTCAAGTCTTGTCAGACCCACCATGACTTTGACTGGTTGAAGTTATAGAAAAGAAGATACAGAACTGATGATGTAAGCTGGGGACTTAGCTTAGTTGGTAGAGCGCCTGCTTTGCACGCAGGAGGTCAGGAGTTCGACTCTCCTAGTCTCCACCAGAACTTAAGAGAAGTTCGGATTACAGAAATTAGTAAATAGAGATTTAGATCTTAGTTTATTAACTTCTGTGATTTAAGTATCACGGTATTAAGCATGACCTGACGAAGGCGTGTTTATTCATTAACAGATTGGCAAAATTGAGTCTGAAATAAATTGTTCACTCAAGAGTTTAGATTAAGCAATTGATCTAAATGAATTGAGAACTAGCAAATTAACTGAATCAAGCGTTTTGGTATATGAATTAGATTGAAGCTGTACAGTGTTTAAGTACACAGGCAACAGATAGTAGCGATGAAGAATCGCACGGACAACACTCACTTGTAGGTGTTGACGACTGTTTGGGGTTGTATAGTCAAGTAATTAAGTGCATGTGGTGGATGCCTTGGCAGTCAGAGGCGATGAAAGACGTAATAGCCTGCGATAAGCTCCGGGGAGGCGGCAAATATCCTTTGATCCGGAGATTTCTGAATGGGGGAACCCACCTACTTTAAGGTAGGTATTGCAACATGAATACATAGTGTTGCAAGGCGAACGAGGGGAAGTGAAACATCTCAGTACCCTTAGGAAAAGAAATCAATTGAGATTCCCTTAGTAGCGGCGAGCGAACGGGGATCAGCCCATTAAGTTATGTGTGTTTTAGTGGAACGCTCTGGGAAGTGCGAACGTAGAGGGTGATATTCCCGTACACGAAAGGGCACACATAATGATGACGAGTAGGGCGAGGCACGTGAAACCTTGTCTGAATATGGGGGGACCATCCTCCAAGGCTAAATACTCCTGACTGACCGATAGTGAACCAGTACCGTGAGGGAAAGGCGAAAAGAACCCCTGTGAGGGGAGTGAAATAGATCCTGAAACCGCATGCATACAAGCAGTGGGAGCCGACTTGTTCGGTGACTGCGTACCTTTTGTATAATGGGTCAGCGACTTATATTCAGTAGCGAGGTTAACCGTATAGGGGAGCCGTAGAGAAATCGAGTCTTAATAGGGCGTTTAGTTGCTGGGTATAGACCCGAAACCAGGCGATCTATCCATGAGCAGGTTGAAGGTTGGGTAACACTAACTGGAGGACCGAACCCACTGTCGTTGAAAAGCCAGGGGATGACTTGTGGATAGGGGTGAAAGGCTAATCAAGCCTGGTGATAGCTGGTTCTCCCCGAAAGCTATTTAGGTAGCGCCTCGGACGAATACCATAGGGGGTAGAGCACTGTTTCGGCTAGGGGGTCATCCCGACTTACCAAACCGATGCAAACTCCGAATACCTATGAGTACTATCCGGGAGACAGACTGCGGGTGCTAACGTCCGTAGTCAAGAGGAAAACAATCCAGACCGCCAGCTAAGGCCCCAAAATCATAGTTAAGTGGGAAACGATGTGGGAAGGCATAGACAGCTAGGAGGTTGGCTTAGAAGCAGCCACCCTTTAAAGAAAGCGTAATAGCTCACTAGTCGAGTCGGCCTGCGCGGAAGATGTAACGGGGCTAAAACTATGTGCCGAAGCTGCGGATTTGACTTTAAGTCAAGTGGTAGGGGAGCGTTCTGTAAGCCGATGAAGGTGTATTGAGAAGTATGCTGGAGGTATCAGAAGTGCGAATGCTGACGTGAGTAACGACAAAACGGGTGAAAAACCCGTTCGCCGAAAGACCAAGGGTTCCAGTCCAACGTTAATCGGGGCTGGGTGAGTCGACCCCTAAGGCGAGGCCGAAAGGCGTAGTCGATGGGAAATTGGTTAATATTCCAATACTTCTGTGTAATGCGATGAGAGGACGGAGAAGGTTAAGTCAGCCTGGCGTTGGTTGTCCAGGTGAAAGGAAGTAGGCATGCATCTTAGGCAAATCCGGGGTGCTCTATGCTGAGATCTGATAGCAAGCTGTACTTGTACAGCGAAGTGGCTGATACCATGCTTCCAGGAAAAGTCTCTAAGCTTCAGTTACACAGGAATCGTACCCTAAACCGACACAGGTGGTCAGGTCGAGTAGACCAAGGCGCTTGAGAGAACTCTGCTGAAGGAACTAGGCAAAATGGTACCGTAACTTCGGGAGAAGGTACGCTGTTGTTGGTGATGGAACTTGCTTCCTGAGCTGATGACAGCCACAGAAACCAGGCCGCTGCAACTGTTTATTAAAAACATAGCACTCTGCAAACACGAAAGTGGACGTATAGGGTGTGATGCCTGCCCGGTGCTGGAAGGTTAATTGATGGGGTTAGCGTAAGCGAAGCTCTTGATCGAAGCCCCAGTAAACGGCGGCCGTAACTATAACGGTCCTAAGGTAGCGAAATTCCTTGTCGGGTAAGTTCCGACCTGCACGAATGGCATAATGATGGCGGCGCTGTCTCCAGCAGAGGCTCAGTGAAATCGAAATCGCTGTGAAGATGCAGTGTACCCGCGGCTAGACGGAAAGACCCCGTGAACCTTTACTGCAGCTTGACATTGAACTTTGACCTTACTTGTGTAGGATAGGTGGGAGGCTTTGAAGTTGGAACGCTAGTTCCAATGGAGCCGTCCTTGAAATACCACCCTGGTAATGTTGAGGTTCTAACTCTGCCCCGTAATCCGGGGCGAGGACCATGTCTGGTGGGTAGTTTGACTGGGGCGGTCTCCTCCTAAAGAGTAACGGAGGAGTACGAAGGTGCGCTCAGCGTGGTCGGAAATCACGCGTAGAGTATAAAGGCAAAAGCGCGCTTAACTGCGAGACCCACAAGTCGAGCAGGTACGAAAGTAGGTCTTAGTGATCCGGTGGTTCTGTATGGAAGGGCCATCGCTCAACGGATAAAAGGTACTCTGGGGATAACAGGCTGATACCGCCCAAGAGTTCATATCGACGGCGGTGTTTGGCACCTCGATGTCGGCTCATCTCATCCTGGGGCTGAAGCAGGTCCCAAGGGTATGGCTGTTCGCCATTTAAAGAGGTACGCGAGCTGGGTTTAGAACGTCGTGAGACAGTTCGGTCCCTATCTACCGTGGGCGCTGGAAATTTGAGAGGATCTGCTCCTAGTACGAGAGGACCAGAGTGGACGAACCTCTGGTGTACCGGTTGTGACGCCAGTCGCATCGCCGGGTAGCTATGTTCGGAAGGGATAACCGCTGAAAGCATCTAAGCGGGAAGCCTACCTCAAGATAAGATTTCCCTAGGACTTTATGTCCTCTAAAGAGCCGTTCGAGACTAGGACGTTGATAGGTTGGATGTGGAAGCATAGTGATATGTGAAGCTGACCAATACTAATTGCTCGTGAGGCTTGACTATACAACACCCAAGCAGTTGTATATAAAGCATCAATCGATTCATTAATGTACAAAGCAACTTGATTTAGTTATATGCTTAGCTAAAATGAACAAATAAAGTAAGATTCAATCAGCCCATCTGTAAAGTTTTGGAAAACGCATCGGCACATTAAGACCAATGCAAGTATCCATACCAGTTGTGCTGGCGACCATAGCAAGAGTGAACCACCTGATCCCTTCCCGAACTCAGAAGTGAAACCTCTTAGCGCTGATGGTAGTGTGGGGTTTCCCATGTGAGAGTAAGTCATCGCCAGCTCATTATTCTAAACACCCCCTACTTAATCGTTGGGGGTGTTTTTTTGTGCGCGGAATTAATTTTGTATCCCTAATTCTTTAGACATTAAAATTAATTCAGTTTATAAAGAAATAAAGCTGCTCTAAAATTATTTACCTATTTAGAAATCTACTATGCAATGGATCTTAGTTAAAACTTTCTCGTTTCCTTATGAGGCGCAAATTGCAAAAACTCAATTAGAGGCTTTTGGAATTCCTGCACGTATTGAAAATGAACATACAATTAATATGGACTGGTTTTATTCAAATGCATTGGGTGGAGTTCGTTTATTAGTATTGGAAAAGGATATTGATGATGCAAATGCTCTTCTTGAAAAAGATTTTAGTGAAGAGTTAGAGCAAGAGTTTGGAAAAAATAAAGACCAATGCCCTAACTGTGGAAGTTATGATATTGAAGCCTACACAAAAGGAAAAAAATCAGCCTTTCTGGCTTTCATGTTCTTAGGTTTGCCTTTATTTTCTTTTACAAATGGTAATAGATGTAAACAGTGTCAATATTTTTGGAACTAATGATTTGACATTATTTTAATTGTTTAGAGTCAGTTATGAATGAAAGGCTGAAATCTATAATAAGATTGAAAATTGATCCATAATAGAAAATATTATAAAACTATAAAAAATTATAAAGGGAAGAATGTCATGGGATATAAAGGAAGTTGTCATTGTGGTCAGATTAAATTTGTAGCTGAAGGAGAGCTCTTAGAGGTTTTATCTTGCAATTGTTCCATTTGTCAAAAGAAAGGTTCTTTACTTTGGTTCTTAGCAAGTAAGCAAGTTGAAATTTCTTTAGAAAATCCTGATATTTTAGAGAGTTATACTTTTAATAAACATGTGATTAATCATTACTTTTGTAAAAAATGTGGTATTCATCCTTATGCCCAAGGTCTAGATGCAGAAGGTAATTCTATCTTTGCTATTAATGTTCGATGTATAGATGACATAGATTTAGAAAAAATAAAAATAAATTATTTTGATGGACGTTCAGTTTAATAAATATAAGGATTTATTTAATGACAGCAAAAAAGCAACTAGCTCCAAAGCAGATAGAAGTTTTAGTTGAGACATTAAAAGATAGGTTCGAAAAGAATCCACATCGTCATAAAGAAATAGATTGGTCCAATGTACAAACTAAACTAATTAAATCTCCTGAAAAATTATGGTCATTGCAAGAAATGGAGAGTACAGGAGGAGAGCCTGACATTGTGGCTTATGATCAGTTGAAAGATGAATATTTGTTTGTGGATTGCTCTCCTGAGACACCCAAAGGCCGTAGAAGTCTTTGTTATGATCGAGAAGCTTTGGTCGCTAGAAAAGATCACCCTCCTAAGAATAGTGCAATAGATATAGCTAAAGAAATGGGAGCCGAGCTTCTCACAGAAGAGCAATACCATGAATTACAAAATTTAGGAGAGTTTGATCTTAAAACATCGAGTTGGCTCAAAACCCCAGATGAGATTCGACAGTTAGATGGAGCAATTTTTGCTGACCGACGTTATGGTCGGGTCTTTATTTATCATAATGGAGCACAATCTTATTATGCTGCTCGTGGATTTCGGTGCTTTCTAAGAATTTAGACTTTATAGTTTCATGAGAATTATTAGGTTTGATCTTTTATGCCAAGAAATTGGAGCTTCTTGCAACTTTTGATTAACCGTAAACATGACAAGATAGATGCTGGATTTAAATAAAAACATCAGGACATCTTTAAAAATGCAACCCAATCCAATTTATTATAATGAACAACATATTGCTTTTGCTGATAATGTTCGTCGATTTGTACAAAAAGAAATTGCACCCTTCGTTAATGAGTGGGATGAAGCTGAGACATTTCCAAGAGAACTTTATAAAAAAGCTGCTGAGATTGGTTTATTAGGGTTAGGATTCTCTGATGAATATGGTGGTATTCCAGATGCTGATCCATTCTATTCATTACTGGCTGGTATAGAAATGGCAAAGGCAGGTTCGGGTGGTGTACATATCTCGTTGATGGTACATACGATTGGTGCTCCGCCAATTCAATACTTTGGAAGTGAGGAGCTAAAAGCAAAAGTTCTCCCAAGTATTATTTCCGGTGACAAAATTTCTGCTTTAGCAATTACAGAACCAGCTGGTGGGTCGGATGTAGCTGCATTACAAACTAAAGCCGTTCGTGATGGTGATTATTATATTGTCTCGGGCGAGAAGACATTTATCACATCGGGAATTCGTGCAGATTACTATACAGTTGCAGTGCGTACAGACCCAACTAAAACAGGTGCAGAAGGCATTTCAATGTTGTTAATTGATGCCCACAGTGAAGGAATTACTAAAACACCTTTAAAAAAAATGGGATGGTGGGCTTCTGATACAGCTCATTTGCATTTTGATCAAGTACGAGTACCCGCATCAAATCTGCTCGGTAAAGAAAACGCTGGTTTTAAAGTTATTATGAATAACTTTAATATGGAACGTTTTTTCTTAGGTGTAGTGGCTTATGGGTATGCATTAGTCTGTTATGAAGAAGCTTTAGACTGGGCGCAACAACGGGAAACTTTTGGTAAGTGTTTAATTGATCATCAAGTGGTTCGTCATAAATTGGTAGATATGGCAACGCAATTGACTTCAACACGGGCATTACTTGAAGAAACTGCATGGAAAATGACTCAGCCACAATTACAAGGCCCAGAGTTAGTTGCACAGATTTCAATGCTTAAAAATGTTGCGACTCGCACTATGCAATTTTGTGCTGATGCCGCTGTGCAAACATTAGGTGGCATGGGCTTTATGCGAGGTACCAAGTCTGAACGTATTTATCGTGAGGTGAAGGTGAATATGATTGGTGGTGGTGCTGAAGAAATTATGAAAGATTTAATTAGTAAGCAGTTGGGTTATTGATTTTTGTAAGGTGGTCATTGAGCCACCTTTTTTATTTCAAAGCCATCTCCCAGACCATTTCGGTTAACTCATCAATTTTGACTTTACCCTCAGCCTTATACCAAGTTACGGTCCACGAAATTGCACCACCAACTAATCTTCGCCAAATAAAAGCATCATGTTTTACCTTGGCTTGGGTACGTAACTTTTCAATAACATCTAACCAGATTTGCTCATACTCATTACGCATTTTTAAAAGATAATCTTGTTTTTCTTTTGACAGGGCAAACCATTCATAAACCAAAACAGCCATGGCTGCACCTGTATCTCCAGTAATTGAAATGAGTTCAGCTTTAATAAGAGCACGTAATTGTTGTTCTGGATCGGTAGATTGAGCGGCTGCATCTTCTAAACGAGCAAGATTGTAAATAATGGTTTCTTCCATTACATGAGCGAGGATGTCATCCTTACTTTTGAAGTGATGAAATAAGCTACCTGATTGAATTCCAATAAATTGAGCAAGTTCGCGTACAGTGGTTTTATCATAGCCTTGTTTGTGAAATAGGTAGGCAGCCCCCCGTAATAAACGACCACGTGGGCTATCATCAAAACAAGAAATATTTGGAATCTGTTCAATTGAAGTAGCAATCATGCGAAAGCTGGATCCTTTATATAAAAATACTTAACAGAAAAGTTTGCCCAATCTCATCATGTTTTAGCTGAGCTGTCGAGTTTGGCAGTTTTGGTCAATTTCACAATAACATTTTGCTCTTTACAAACCAAGCGCTTGCTTGGTAATGTTGAGTGTAATTTTTAAACAAAATAATGAGAAATAAGATGGCAAGTAATCAACTGGATGATGAGCGTGTCGTAAAAATAGGTTGTGCCTCAGGTTTTTGGGGAGACACCAATACTGCCGCTTTCCAATTAGTACATCTAACTGATATTAATTATTTAGTTTTTGATTATTTGTCAGAGATCACCATGTCGATTATGGCAAAAGCGAAGATGGTGGAACCAAAACATGGCTATGCTCTGGATTTTGTTAGCCGAGTGATGGCACCTTTACTTAAAAAAATTGCTGAAAAAAAGATTAAGGTGATTAGCAATGCAGGTGGTGTTAATCCATTGGCTTGTCGAGATGCTTTGCAAAAATTAATTAAAGAATATGGTCTAGATCTAAAAGTTGCTGTGGTTTTGGGTGATGATCTTTTAGCACAACATGAGCAACTCAAGCAGAAAAATATTCGGGAAATGTTTAGCGGCGAAGCTTTGCCAGAACAGGTGGCGAGCAGTAATGCTTATTTAGGTGCGGTGGCTATTCGTGATGCTTTAAATTTAGGCGCAGATATTGTGATTACTGGCCGTGTTGTTGACTCTGCTGTGGTGCTTGCACCGTTATTGTATGAGTATCAATGGTCGCTTGATGACTATGACAAATTGGCACAAGGTTCATTAGCAGGCCATGTGATTGAATGTGGTGCGCAGTGTACGGGCGGTAACTTTACTGATTGGCAATTGGTACAAGGCTTTGACAACATGGGATTTCCTGTGGTTGAAGTTAGTGAGGATGGTTCATTTGTTGTGACTAAACCACAGGGGACAGGTGGTCTGGTATCTATAGCAACAGTTGCTGAGCAAATCGTTTATGAAATTGGTAATCCTCAAGCATATTTATTACCAGATGTGATTGCTGATTTTAGTCAGGTGCATTTAGAGCAAATCGGGGAGCATCGAGTCCGTGTGACTGGTGCCACGGGACAAGCACCTACTGCGCAATATAAAGTTAGTGCAACTTATCCTGATGGTTATCGGGTTTTAGTGAGTTTCTTAATTGCAGGACGTGAGGCACCACAAAAAGCGCAAGTGATTGCAGATGCGATTTTGACTAAATGTGAGCGTGTTTTAGCAATGCGCTCAGTGCCACTGTTTAGTGAAAAGTCGGTTGAAATCTTAGGTATTGAAAGTACCTATGGAGCACATGCTCAAGTTTTAAACAGTCGTGAAGTTGTAGTAAAAATAGCTGTAAAACACATGTTCAAAGAAGCATGTATGTTTTTTGCATCAGAAATTGCTCAGGCCTCTACAGGCATGGCTCCAGCTTTGGCTGGTATTGTTGGTGGACGACCTAAAGCATCTCCAGTCATTAAATTATTTTCATTTTTAATTGATAAAAATCCGCTTAATGTTGAAATCGATTTTGAGGGGAATCGTTATCTGGTTGAGATTCCTCGGAACACTTCTACAGAGCAATTCAATACTTTAGCAGCGGGTGAAAGTGCGGTTTATGAAGGGAATGAAATAGAAGTTCCTTTGATTGAAATTGCCCATGCCCGCAGTGGTGATAAAGGTAATCATAGCAATATCGGCGTGATTGCGCGTAAAGCAGAATATTTACCGTGGATTCGTGCAGCACTGACTGAACAGGCTGTTGCAAGCTATATGCAACATGTTTTGGATGCTGAAAAGGGGCGTGTAATTCGTTATGAGTTACCAGGTTTAAATGCACTGAATTTTATGCTGGAGAATGCCTTGGGTGGAGGTGGTGTTGCAAGCCTACGTATAGATCCGCAAGGTAAAGCATTTGCACAACAATTATTGGATATGCCTGTAAAAGTTCCGGCACATCTTTTAGAAAAATAAAATGAATGGATGAAACAAAGATGAGTTATCAATCAATTTTTAGACCAGATGCTTTCGCTAATAAAGTCATCATTGTGACAGGTGGCGGCTCAGGAATTGGTCGTTGTACTGCACATGAGCTTGCTGCCCTTGGTGCTCAAGTGGTGATTACAGGACGCAAAATTGAGAAATTAGAGAAAGTAAGCCAAGAAATTATAGAAGATGGTGGCCAGGTTCATTTCATTGGTTGTGATAACCGTGAAGAAGAACAAGTGAAAAATATGATTGCTGAGGTGATTGATAAATTCGGCAAACTCGATGGTCTGGTAAATAATGCAGGCGGCCAATTTCCATCAGCTTTAGAAAATATTTCTGCGAATGGTTTTGATGCAGTCGTACGTAATAATCTACATTCAACTTTCTATTTAATGCGCGAAGCTTATAACCAATGGATGGCAAAACATGGTGGCAGTATTGTCAACATGACTGCCGATATGTGGGGCGGCATGCCGGGAATGGGGCATTCTGGTGCTGCGCGTTCAGGAGTTGATAACTTAACAAAAACAGCATCGGTTGAATGGGGGAAATCAGGTGTTCGTGTAAATGCGGTTGCACCGGGATGGATTGTTTCATCAGGTATGGATAATTATAGTGGGGATTTTGCCAAAGTCATCATTCCAAGCCTTGCTGGCAATGTGCCCTTAAAACGTATGGGAACTGAGTCGGAAGTCTCATCGGCGATTTGTTATTTACTGTCCGATGCTGCGGCTTTTGTGTCAGGTGTAACTTTGCGTATTGATGGCGCTGCATCGCAAGGGACACGAATGTATCCACTAAGCGAAGCGACAAATAGTCAGTCTTATAATGGTTTTCATCGTGCATTTATTCCTGAAATTTTTCAGAAAAAGACTGAGGCTGAGGAGGAGTAACAGTGACTATTCTCCAATCCGAAATTGCTGTTGGCAGCGAACAGTATCAAAAGAATAAAGAGGTACTGCTTACTCAACTGAGTGAAGTCCGTGCAATTCAGCAAAAAAGCATTGATAAATCGTATGCTGCCAAACCGAAGTTCGATAAAAAGGGCAAGATTTTACCACATGAGCGGGTGCGATTATTGCTCGATGCTGATTCGCCTTTTATCGAACTATGCGGTTTGGTTGGCTACAACATGCATGATGATAAAGATGGTTCAGAAGCGGGTGGTGGAGTAATCGCAGGCATTGGTTTTGTCAGTGGTGTGCGTTGTTTAGTTTCTGCAAGTAATAGTGCAATCAAAGGTGGGACGATGTCACCCATGGGCGTGCAGAAAACCTTACGCCTGCAAAAAATTGCCTTAGAACAGAAACTCCCGTTAATTACACTGACTGAAAGTGGTGGCGCTAACTTAAATTATGCGGCAGAAGTATTTACCTATGGCGGTATGACCTTTGCCAATCAAGCACGTCTTTCAGCGGCTGGTATTCCTCAACTTGCAGTTGTA
This region of Acinetobacter sp. XS-4 genomic DNA includes:
- a CDS encoding acyclic terpene utilization AtuA family protein; this encodes MASNQLDDERVVKIGCASGFWGDTNTAAFQLVHLTDINYLVFDYLSEITMSIMAKAKMVEPKHGYALDFVSRVMAPLLKKIAEKKIKVISNAGGVNPLACRDALQKLIKEYGLDLKVAVVLGDDLLAQHEQLKQKNIREMFSGEALPEQVASSNAYLGAVAIRDALNLGADIVITGRVVDSAVVLAPLLYEYQWSLDDYDKLAQGSLAGHVIECGAQCTGGNFTDWQLVQGFDNMGFPVVEVSEDGSFVVTKPQGTGGLVSIATVAEQIVYEIGNPQAYLLPDVIADFSQVHLEQIGEHRVRVTGATGQAPTAQYKVSATYPDGYRVLVSFLIAGREAPQKAQVIADAILTKCERVLAMRSVPLFSEKSVEILGIESTYGAHAQVLNSREVVVKIAVKHMFKEACMFFASEIAQASTGMAPALAGIVGGRPKASPVIKLFSFLIDKNPLNVEIDFEGNRYLVEIPRNTSTEQFNTLAAGESAVYEGNEIEVPLIEIAHARSGDKGNHSNIGVIARKAEYLPWIRAALTEQAVASYMQHVLDAEKGRVIRYELPGLNALNFMLENALGGGGVASLRIDPQGKAFAQQLLDMPVKVPAHLLEK
- a CDS encoding acyl-CoA dehydrogenase family protein — translated: MQPNPIYYNEQHIAFADNVRRFVQKEIAPFVNEWDEAETFPRELYKKAAEIGLLGLGFSDEYGGIPDADPFYSLLAGIEMAKAGSGGVHISLMVHTIGAPPIQYFGSEELKAKVLPSIISGDKISALAITEPAGGSDVAALQTKAVRDGDYYIVSGEKTFITSGIRADYYTVAVRTDPTKTGAEGISMLLIDAHSEGITKTPLKKMGWWASDTAHLHFDQVRVPASNLLGKENAGFKVIMNNFNMERFFLGVVAYGYALVCYEEALDWAQQRETFGKCLIDHQVVRHKLVDMATQLTSTRALLEETAWKMTQPQLQGPELVAQISMLKNVATRTMQFCADAAVQTLGGMGFMRGTKSERIYREVKVNMIGGGAEEIMKDLISKQLGY
- a CDS encoding DUF2007 domain-containing protein translates to MQWILVKTFSFPYEAQIAKTQLEAFGIPARIENEHTINMDWFYSNALGGVRLLVLEKDIDDANALLEKDFSEELEQEFGKNKDQCPNCGSYDIEAYTKGKKSAFLAFMFLGLPLFSFTNGNRCKQCQYFWN
- a CDS encoding TetR/AcrR family transcriptional regulator; translation: MIATSIEQIPNISCFDDSPRGRLLRGAAYLFHKQGYDKTTVRELAQFIGIQSGSLFHHFKSKDDILAHVMEETIIYNLARLEDAAAQSTDPEQQLRALIKAELISITGDTGAAMAVLVYEWFALSKEKQDYLLKMRNEYEQIWLDVIEKLRTQAKVKHDAFIWRRLVGGAISWTVTWYKAEGKVKIDELTEMVWEMALK
- a CDS encoding SDR family oxidoreductase, which gives rise to MSYQSIFRPDAFANKVIIVTGGGSGIGRCTAHELAALGAQVVITGRKIEKLEKVSQEIIEDGGQVHFIGCDNREEEQVKNMIAEVIDKFGKLDGLVNNAGGQFPSALENISANGFDAVVRNNLHSTFYLMREAYNQWMAKHGGSIVNMTADMWGGMPGMGHSGAARSGVDNLTKTASVEWGKSGVRVNAVAPGWIVSSGMDNYSGDFAKVIIPSLAGNVPLKRMGTESEVSSAICYLLSDAAAFVSGVTLRIDGAASQGTRMYPLSEATNSQSYNGFHRAFIPEIFQKKTEAEEE
- a CDS encoding GFA family protein, producing MGYKGSCHCGQIKFVAEGELLEVLSCNCSICQKKGSLLWFLASKQVEISLENPDILESYTFNKHVINHYFCKKCGIHPYAQGLDAEGNSIFAINVRCIDDIDLEKIKINYFDGRSV
- a CDS encoding DUF4256 domain-containing protein, with translation MTAKKQLAPKQIEVLVETLKDRFEKNPHRHKEIDWSNVQTKLIKSPEKLWSLQEMESTGGEPDIVAYDQLKDEYLFVDCSPETPKGRRSLCYDREALVARKDHPPKNSAIDIAKEMGAELLTEEQYHELQNLGEFDLKTSSWLKTPDEIRQLDGAIFADRRYGRVFIYHNGAQSYYAARGFRCFLRI